Proteins encoded in a region of the Planococcus citri chromosome 1, ihPlaCitr1.1, whole genome shotgun sequence genome:
- the LOC135849929 gene encoding pyruvate kinase-like isoform X1: MSVIIGSQSHSVTVRYASVLKSSVNMFSMTKAMAVYTSHLDHMCALDIDSKTSFVRLSGIICTIGPASQAVEKLEDMIDAGMNIARLNFSHGSYEYHAGTIANVRQAAVNYGKKIGIPCSLGIALDTKGPEIRTGLLEGGASAEIELKKGNSIVLTTDKNYYEKGNVDKVYVDYVNIVNVIKKGNRVFVDDGLMSLIVEEVGADYLKCTIENGGMLGSRKGINLPGVPVDLPAVSEKDTKDLRFGVEQGVDMVFASFIRDAAGVEAIRKILGEDGKKIKIIPKIENHQGIKNIDSIIEASDGIMVARGDMGIEIPPEKVFLAQKSIIAKCNRAGKPVICATQMLESMVKKPRATRAESSDVANAILDGADCVMLSGETAKGEYPIQCVQTMANICKEAEAAIWHNQLFNELCSKVETPTDATQSVAIAAVEAAHKCNAAAIIVITTSGRSAHLISKYRPSCPIIAVTRYQQVARQSHLHRAILPLYYEASQQADWLKDVDCRVQYGIQFGTCRGFIKAKDPIVVVTGWRQGSGFTNTMRVVLADQILTH, encoded by the exons ATGTCTGTGATTATCGGATCACAATCACATTCTGTTACTGTTAGATACGCTTCTGTGTTAAAAAGTAGCGTAAACATGTTCTCAATGACTAAG GCAATGGCAGTGTATACATCTCATCTCGACCACATGTGCGCTTTGGATATCGATTCCAAAACCTCATTTGTACGTCTGTCTGGTATCATTTGCACGATTG GACCTGCTTCTCAAGCTGTTGAGAAATTAGAAGATATGATCGATGCCGGAATGAACATAGCTCGTTTGAATTTCTCTCACGGTTCGTACGAATATCACGCTGGAACGATCGCCAATGTCCGACAAGCTGCTGTCAATTATGGTAAAAAAATCGGTATACCTTGCTCTTTGGGTATTGCTTTGGATACGAAAGGACCTGAAATTCGTACCGGACTTCTAGAAGGT GGAGCAAGCGCtgaaatcgaattgaaaaaaggaaattccATCGTACTGACAACcgataaaaattattacgaaaaagGCAACGTAGATAAAGTCTACGTAGATTACGTTAATATTGTCAATGTTATCAAGAAAGGAAATCGAGTATTCGTCGATGACGGTTTAATGTCTCTTATTGTAGAAGAAGTCG GTGCTGATTATTTGAAATGCACCATTGAAAATGGTGGTATGTTGGGAAGCCGTAAAGGTATCAATTTACCCGGCGTACCTGTCGATTTACCTGCCGTATCGGAAAAAGATACCAAAGATTTGAGATTCGGCGTTGAACAAGGCGTTGATATGGTTTTCGCTTCATTTATTCGCGATGCTGCCGGTGTCGaagcaattagaaaaattctag GTGaagatggtaaaaaaattaaaattattccaaaaatcgaaaaccatCAAGGTATCAAGAATATCGACTCTATTATCGAAGCTTCCGATGGTATTATGGTGGCTCGAGGAGATATGGGTATCGAAATTCCGCCCGAAAAAGTATTCCTTGCTCAGAAATCCATTATCGCCAAATGCAACAGA gCTGGTAAACCGGTAATTTGCGCTACGCAAATGTTGGAATCCATGGTGAAGAAGCCGAGAGCTACGAGAGCCGAATCTTCTGACGTTGCGAACGCGATTTTGGATGGCGCTGACTGCGTCATGTTATCCGGAGAAACGGCTAAAGGAGAATATCCAATTCAGTGTGTGCAAACTATGGCTAATATTTGCAAAGAAGCCGAAGCTGCTATTTGGCATAATCAGTTATTCAACGAGCTGTGCAGTAAA GTTGAAACACCTACCGACGCTACTCAATCTGTAGCCATCGCAGCTGTCGAAGCGGCTCACAAATGCAACGCTGCCGCCATCATTGTGATCACCACATCCGGCAGATCGGCTCATCTGATCTCGAAATACAGACCGAGCTGTCCCATCATCGCAGTTACAAGGTACCAGCAAGTAGCTCGGCAAAGCCATTTGCATCGGGCTATCCTTCCATTATACTACGAAG CTTCTCAACAAGCCGACTGGTTGAAGGATGTTGATTGCCGAGTACAATACGGTATTCAATTCGGTACCTGCCGAGGTTTCATTAAAGCCAAAGACCCGATCGTTGTGGTCACCGGATGGCGCCAAGGATCAGGATTTACCAACACAATGCGCGTAGT ATTGGCTGATCAGATCTTAACGCATTGA
- the LOC135849929 gene encoding pyruvate kinase-like isoform X2, protein MAVYTSHLDHMCALDIDSKTSFVRLSGIICTIGPASQAVEKLEDMIDAGMNIARLNFSHGSYEYHAGTIANVRQAAVNYGKKIGIPCSLGIALDTKGPEIRTGLLEGGASAEIELKKGNSIVLTTDKNYYEKGNVDKVYVDYVNIVNVIKKGNRVFVDDGLMSLIVEEVGADYLKCTIENGGMLGSRKGINLPGVPVDLPAVSEKDTKDLRFGVEQGVDMVFASFIRDAAGVEAIRKILGEDGKKIKIIPKIENHQGIKNIDSIIEASDGIMVARGDMGIEIPPEKVFLAQKSIIAKCNRAGKPVICATQMLESMVKKPRATRAESSDVANAILDGADCVMLSGETAKGEYPIQCVQTMANICKEAEAAIWHNQLFNELCSKVETPTDATQSVAIAAVEAAHKCNAAAIIVITTSGRSAHLISKYRPSCPIIAVTRYQQVARQSHLHRAILPLYYEASQQADWLKDVDCRVQYGIQFGTCRGFIKAKDPIVVVTGWRQGSGFTNTMRVVYVGDKADM, encoded by the exons ATGGCAGTGTATACATCTCATCTCGACCACATGTGCGCTTTGGATATCGATTCCAAAACCTCATTTGTACGTCTGTCTGGTATCATTTGCACGATTG GACCTGCTTCTCAAGCTGTTGAGAAATTAGAAGATATGATCGATGCCGGAATGAACATAGCTCGTTTGAATTTCTCTCACGGTTCGTACGAATATCACGCTGGAACGATCGCCAATGTCCGACAAGCTGCTGTCAATTATGGTAAAAAAATCGGTATACCTTGCTCTTTGGGTATTGCTTTGGATACGAAAGGACCTGAAATTCGTACCGGACTTCTAGAAGGT GGAGCAAGCGCtgaaatcgaattgaaaaaaggaaattccATCGTACTGACAACcgataaaaattattacgaaaaagGCAACGTAGATAAAGTCTACGTAGATTACGTTAATATTGTCAATGTTATCAAGAAAGGAAATCGAGTATTCGTCGATGACGGTTTAATGTCTCTTATTGTAGAAGAAGTCG GTGCTGATTATTTGAAATGCACCATTGAAAATGGTGGTATGTTGGGAAGCCGTAAAGGTATCAATTTACCCGGCGTACCTGTCGATTTACCTGCCGTATCGGAAAAAGATACCAAAGATTTGAGATTCGGCGTTGAACAAGGCGTTGATATGGTTTTCGCTTCATTTATTCGCGATGCTGCCGGTGTCGaagcaattagaaaaattctag GTGaagatggtaaaaaaattaaaattattccaaaaatcgaaaaccatCAAGGTATCAAGAATATCGACTCTATTATCGAAGCTTCCGATGGTATTATGGTGGCTCGAGGAGATATGGGTATCGAAATTCCGCCCGAAAAAGTATTCCTTGCTCAGAAATCCATTATCGCCAAATGCAACAGA gCTGGTAAACCGGTAATTTGCGCTACGCAAATGTTGGAATCCATGGTGAAGAAGCCGAGAGCTACGAGAGCCGAATCTTCTGACGTTGCGAACGCGATTTTGGATGGCGCTGACTGCGTCATGTTATCCGGAGAAACGGCTAAAGGAGAATATCCAATTCAGTGTGTGCAAACTATGGCTAATATTTGCAAAGAAGCCGAAGCTGCTATTTGGCATAATCAGTTATTCAACGAGCTGTGCAGTAAA GTTGAAACACCTACCGACGCTACTCAATCTGTAGCCATCGCAGCTGTCGAAGCGGCTCACAAATGCAACGCTGCCGCCATCATTGTGATCACCACATCCGGCAGATCGGCTCATCTGATCTCGAAATACAGACCGAGCTGTCCCATCATCGCAGTTACAAGGTACCAGCAAGTAGCTCGGCAAAGCCATTTGCATCGGGCTATCCTTCCATTATACTACGAAG CTTCTCAACAAGCCGACTGGTTGAAGGATGTTGATTGCCGAGTACAATACGGTATTCAATTCGGTACCTGCCGAGGTTTCATTAAAGCCAAAGACCCGATCGTTGTGGTCACCGGATGGCGCCAAGGATCAGGATTTACCAACACAATGCGCGTAGTGTACGTAGGAGATAAAGCTGATATGTAA